From Scomber scombrus chromosome 9, fScoSco1.1, whole genome shotgun sequence, one genomic window encodes:
- the LOC133986366 gene encoding coiled-coil domain-containing protein 69-like codes for MTMNLQLQKRNKEEKTELTEKFQAAENELKVKVSELSADLQVYNELKRRVQESTFKKDLKRNIQAHGSPGAFWESEQESLLFVIEMKSERVQEQNRKLQQMDALVEKNLSLEDQIINILQQNEDLGVRIENCQSLIQQLSKEQQDLKAALERQVIVNQKLSQEKEQLMFKLRHRDSSRGPTIHIAAMVPEIAPR; via the exons ATGACGATGAATCTAC AACTtcagaaaagaaacaaagaagaaaaaactgagcTGACAGAAAAGTTTCAGGCTGCTGAAAACGAGCTGAAG GTAAAGGTCTCGGAGCTGTCAGCTGATCTGCAGGTTTATAACGAGCTGAAGAGACGAGTCCAAGAATCCACGTTTAAGAAAGATCTGAAGAGGAATATACAG GCCCACGGCAGCCCCGGTGCATTCTGGGAGTCTGAGCAGGAGTCTCTGCTGTTCGTCATCGAGATGAAGTCTGAGCGCGTGCAGGAGCAGAACAGGAAGCTGCAGCAGATGGACGCGCTG gTGGAGAAGAATCTGTCTCTGGAGGATCAGATCATTAACATCTTGCAGCAGAACGAAGATCTGGGAGTCAGAATAGAAAACTGTCAAAGTCTCATTCA GCAGCTGTCGAAGGAGCAGCAGGACCTCAAGGCTGCGCTGGAGAGGCAGGTTATAGTGAACCAGAAGCTTTCTCAGGAAAAAGAGCAGCTGATGTTTAAGCTGAGACACAGAGACTCGAGCCGCGGCCCGACCATCCACATCGCAGCCATGGTGCCTGAGATCGCTCCCAGATGA
- the LOC133985981 gene encoding coiled-coil domain-containing protein 69-like, which translates to MGCSHSTKKSKGKKGEKKTQKDKNRRDDGGNAASGSPDVCLEKQLERFEWQLRTLKEVLSANGNPERAELLKDHGDEEVCALVLSILDKVKTETTADLNVLHEQRSKTATEDHERRVEELQKRNKEEKTELTEKFQAAENELKVKVSELSADLQVYNELKRRVQESTFKKDLKRNIQAHGSPGAFWESEQESLLFVIEMKSERVQEQNRKLQQMDALVEKNLSLEDQIINILQQNEDLGVRIENCQSLIQQLSKEQQDLKAALERQVIVNQKLSQEKEQLMFKLRHRDSSRGPTIHIAAMVPEIAPR; encoded by the exons aagaaaagcaaaggcaagaagggagagaagaagacacaGAAAGACAAGAACCGCCGAGATGACGGag GAAACGCTGCGTCCGGCTCTCCTGACGTCTGTCTGGAGAAGCAGCTCGAGCGCTTCGAGTGGCAGCTGAGGACGTTAAAGGAAGTGCTCTCGGCCAATGGGAACCCAGAGAGGGCGGAGCTCCTGAAGGACCACGGAGACGAGGAGGTGTGCGCTCTCGTCCTGAGCATCCTCGATAAG gtGAAAACGGAGACGACGGCTGATTTAAACGTTCTGCACGAACAGAGAAGTAAAACAGCTACTGAGGATCATGAGAGACGCGTGGAAG AACTtcagaaaagaaacaaagaagaaaaaactgagcTGACAGAAAAGTTTCAGGCTGCTGAAAACGAGCTGAag GTAAAGGTGTCGGAGCTGTCAGCTGATCTGCAGGTTTATAACGAGCTGAAGAGACGAGTCCAAGAATCTACGTTTAAGAAAGATCTGAAGAGGAATATACAG GCCCACGGCAGCCCCGGTGCATTCTGGGAGTCTGAGCAGGAGTCTCTGCTGTTCGTCATCGAGATGAAGTCTGAGCGCGTGCAGGAGCAGAACAGGAAGCTGCAGCAGATGGACGCGCTG gTGGAGAAGAATCTGTCTCTGGAGGATCAGATCATTAACATCTTGCAGCAGAACGAAGATCTGGGAGTCAGAATAGAAAACTGTCAAAGTCTCATTCA GCAGCTGTCGAAGGAGCAGCAGGACCTCAAGGCTGCGCTGGAGAGGCAGGTTATAGTGAACCAGAAACTTTCTCAGGAAAAAGAGCAGCTGATGTTTAAGCTGAGACACAGAGACTCGAGCCGCGGCCCGACCATCCACATCGCAGCCATGGTGCCTGAGATCGCTCCCAGATGA